Proteins from a single region of Oenanthe melanoleuca isolate GR-GAL-2019-014 chromosome 12, OMel1.0, whole genome shotgun sequence:
- the NAA80 gene encoding N-alpha-acetyltransferase 80, which yields MDIAKTALGSPAPEGEELQHGRSSQWGWVSLGLEALRRAGQLRVGLAAVLPRPGVGGWLLRGFGSGRSRGAARARGRARGSSGRQRARAGRRAREVTAAAGPESVRRMGSVSEELSLVPLHQRPELLEACAELLGEEWGKSRASRLHTLQRSSDAFPTCLLLIRSLSPSQTPAAREGPCELVGHARLSRVVGRPHDLFVESVVVSRALRGRGYGRRLMEATERWAWARGFRCLHLTTHDKQHFYAHLGFVLGEPVQSVAFLSPAISSEVLRLFSAPSGAATATTTRPWVPAAPPPPLPPLTVPPPPPPPTVIWARGVLAESSEQSLLESPHRDAKGLPIFWMKKDIRGAGAPSQ from the exons ATGGACATCGCCAAAACAGCCttgggcagccctgctccagagggagaggagctgcagcacggCAGGTCTTCCCAGTggggctgggtgtccctgggacTGGAGGCGCTGCggagggctgggcagctcaGGGTGGGGCTTGCCGCCGTCCTGCCACGGCCAGGGGTGGGTGGGTGGCTCCTGCGGGGATTCGGGAGCGGCCGGAGCCGCGGGGCAGCGCGGGCCCGGGGGCGCGCACGGGGCTCCTCCGGCCGGCAGAGGGCgcgcgcggggcggcgggcgcgggaAGTgacggcggcggcggggccggagaGCG TGAGAAGAATGGGTTCCGTGTCAGAGGAGCTCAGCTTGGTCCCCTTGCACCAGAGGCCGGAGCTGCTGGAAGCCTGTGCCGAGCTGCTGGGCGAGGAGTGGGGCAAGAGCCGGGCGTCGCGGCTCCACACCCTGCAGCGCTCCTCCGACGCCTTTCCCACCTGCCTGCTGCTGATCCGGAGCCTGAGCCCCAGCCAGACCCCTGCTGCCCGGGAGGGGCCCTGCGAGCTCGTGGGCCATGCCCGCCTGTCCCGTGTGGTTGGCCGTCCCCATGACCTCTTTGTGGAGAGCGTGGTGGTGTcccgggcgctgcggggccggggctaCGGGCGGCGCCTGATGGAGGCCACTGAGCGGTGGGCCTGGGCCCGGGGCTTTCGCTGCCTGCACCTCACCACCCACGACAAGCAGCATTTCTATGCCCACCTGGGCTTTGTCCTGGGTGAGCCGGTGCAGAGCGTGGCCTTTCTCAGCCCGGCTATATCTTCTGAGGTGCTGCGGCTTTTCTCCGCCCCCTCCGgggctgccactgccaccaccaccaGGCCATGGGTACCCGCTGccccccctcctcccctgccgCCCCTCACTGTCCCCCCACCGCCTCCCCCACCGACTGTCATCTGGGCAAGGGGTGTCCTGGCTGAGAGCAGCGAGCAGAGCCTCCTGGAATCCCCACACCGTGATGCCAAAGGGCTCCCCATCTTCTGGATGAAGAAGGACATCCGAGGGGCTGGGGCCCCGAGCCAGTGA
- the HYAL3 gene encoding hyaluronidase-3 isoform X2, with amino-acid sequence MVLVLALWACLALGTASEESPAPEPLAGGQPFAVVWNVPTGRCQHRFGVGLPLSDYGIVENQGGHFAGQNITIFYKNKFGLYPYLSQQGVPHNGGIPQRVSLEAHINRVAEDIHLLLQPAFHGLAVVDWEEWRPLWAQNWGAKKVYRTASEQWVQEQHGILPAQQRLRLAQLEFEQAAQALMEETLLVGRALRPGGLWGFYRFPDCLNSNWAKEANYTGQCQPAEVRRNNHLGWLWAASSALYPSIYLPLALPPALRQRYVHHRLREALRVAARGPGGLLPVIAYSRLSFRRSSRFLPLADLVHTIGESAALGAAGLVLWGDMLYSRSAESCASLRHYLVSTLGPYVANVTAAARECSYGQCHGHGRCVRRHPHDLGSLLHLGPNAGPWAAFRCHCYRGWAGEGCAQRVQLSPATSCQVPTHTHGLYGHKDLTSSDTCLPQGTWGW; translated from the exons atggtgctggtgctggcactgtgggcctgcctggcactgggcacagccagTGAGGAGAGCCCGGCCCCCGAGCCCCTGGCAGGCGGCCAGCCCTTTGCCGTGGTGTGGAACGTCCCCACCGGCCGCTGCCAGCACCGCTTCGGCGTGGGGCTGCCCCTCAGCGACTACGGCATCGTGGAGAACCAGGGTGGCCACTTTGCTGGCCAGAACATCACCATCTTCTACAAGAACAAGTTTGGGCTGTACCCCTACCTGTCACAGCAGGGTGTCCCCCATAATGGGGGCATCCCCCAGCGTGTCTCCCTCGAAGCCCACATCAACAGGGTGGCTGAGGACATCCACCTCCTCCTGCAACCTGCTTTCCATGGCTTGGCTGTGGTGGACTGGGAGGAGTGGAGGCCCCTGTGGGCCCAAAACTGGGGGGCCAAAAAGGTGTACCGGACAGCCTCAGAGCAgtgggtgcaggagcagcacggcatcctgccagcacagcagcgGCTCCGACTGGCCCAGCTGGAGTTcgagcaggcagcacaggctctAATGGAGGAGACACTTCTGGTGGGCCGGGCCCTGCgccctggggggctctggggtttCTACCGCTTTCCCGACTGCCTCAACAGCAACTGGGCCAAGGAGGCCAACTACACCGGGCAGTGCCAGCCGGCAGAGGTGCGGCGTAACAACCatctgggctggctctgggccGCCTCCTCTGCCCTCTACCCCAGCATCTACCTGCCGCTGGCGCTGCCGCCCGCCCTGCGCCAGCGCTACGTGCACCACCGGCTGCGCGAGGCCCTGCGCGTGGCCGCCCGCGGGCCCGGCGGCCTGCTGCCCGTGATCGCCTACTCCCGCCTCTCCTTCCGCCGCTCGTCCCGCTTTCTGCCGCTG GCTGACCTGGTGCACACCATCGGGGAGAGCGCGGCGCTGGGAGCGGCTGGGCTCGTGCTCTGGGGTGACATGCTGTACTCCCGCTCGGCT gaaagctgtgccagcctgcGCCACTACCTCGTGTCCACCCTGGGTCCCTACGTGGCCAACGTCACAGCAGCAGCCCGAGAATGCAGCTATGGACAGTGCCATGGACACGGGCGCTGCGTGCGTCGCCACCCCCATGACCTGGGCAGCCTCCTGCACCTCGGCCCCAATGCCGGCCCCTGGGCTGCTTTCCGCTGCCACTGCTACCGTGGCTGGGCAGGTGAAGGCTGTGCCCAGCGGGtacagctcagccctgccacctcctgccaggTACCCACCCACACTCATGGCCTCTATGGGCACAAGGATCTCACATCCTCTGACACCTGCCTGCCACAGGGTACGTGGGGCTGGTGA
- the SEMA3B gene encoding semaphorin-3B has translation PAPPRPAGPPRSLPADAAGGAGPDRAEPVHSRGATRQTPAMSRTLLLLLLLLRGLAAGRPPPAATPRLKLSFPELRARHGLRLFSLEHSCCYEALLLDEERGRLFVGAQNHLLSLALDDISQRGRKIYWPAPVEWREECNWAGKDITAECMNFVKILHPYNRTHLYACGTGAFHPVCAFIEAGQHAEEPVFKLDPHHTEDGKGKSPYDPRHKAASVLVGEELYSGVATDLMGRDFTIFRSLGRRPSIRTEQHDSRWLNEPKFVAVFWVPESEDPDDDKIYFFFRETAVEWQQGLGKTSFARIGQICRNDMGGQRSLVNKWTTFLKARLVCAVPGPDGADTHFDELRDVFLLQTRDKRNPLVYAIFSTSSSVFQGSAVCVYTMADIRRAFLGPFAHKEGPSYQWVSYQGRVPYPRPGMCPSKTFGTFGSTKDFPDEVIQFARHHPLMYNPVLPHGQRPLFLQAATPYTFTRIAVDRVTAADGHYDVLFIGTDVGTVLKVVSVPKESWHRMEPLLLEELQVFQDASPITSLQLSSKRHQLYAGSASALAQLPLHRCSAYGKACAECCLARDPYCAWDGSTCTRYVPNTKRRFRRQDVRNGDPNVLCSEDPRRDTVPQKQLYGVEGSTVFLECIPKSLQAHILWTYQRTLNDPQREVQMDERVVRTERGVLLRSVQRVDAGLYLCHATEHGFTQPLLRLSLEVIGAGQATGVASAGDPQLTAGIPGRKVWYRDFLQLVERPPLGATDKVCQRLWSRGRPPPPARSPAGAPGHGQGTEPRRARRRRTHEGPRAERGPRSASRW, from the exons cccgccccgccccgccccgcggggccgccccgctccctcccggcggacgcggcgggcggggccgggccggacCGAGCCGAGCCGGTACACAG CCGCGGCGCCACCAGGCAGACCCCAGCCATGAGCCGCAcgctgctcctgctcctgctcctgctgcgCGGGCTCGCCGCTGGCCGGCCCCCACCCGCTGCCACCCCCCGCCTCAAGCTGTCCTTCCCCG AGCTGCGGGCTCGCCATGGGCTGCGCCTCTTCTCGCTGGAGCACTCCTGCTGCTACGAGGCCCTGCTGCTGGACGAAGAGCGCGGCCGTCTCTTCGTGGGTGCGCAGAATCACCTGCTCTCTTTGGCCCTGGATGACATCAGCCAGCGGGGCAGGAAG ATCTACTGGCCGGCTCCTGTGGAGTGGAGGGAGGAATGCAACTGGGCCGGCAAGGACATCACT gctgagtgCATGAACTTTGTGAAGATCCTGCACCCCTACAACCGAACCCACCTGTACGCCTGTGGCACTGGTGCCTTCCACCCAGTCTGTGCCTTCATTGAGGCTGGCCAGCATGCAGAA GAGCCTGTTTTCAAGCTGGACCCCCACCACACTGAGGATGGCAAGGGGAAGAGCCCGTATGACCCCCGGCATAAAGCCGCCTCTGTCCTTGTGG GCGAGGAGCTCTACTCTGGGGTGGCCACCGATCTGATGGGCCGTGACTTTACCATCTTCCGCAGCCTGGGCCGGCGTCCCTCCATCCGCACGGAGCAGCATGACTCTCGCTGGCTCAACG AGCCCAAGTTCGTGGCCGTTTTTTGGGTGCCAGAGAGTGAGGACCCCGACGACGACAAGATCTACTTCTTCTTCCGTGAGACAGCGGTTgaatggcagcaggggctgggcaagACCAGCTTCGCCCGCATCGGCCAAATCTGCCGG AACGACATGGGTGGGCAGCGCAGCCTGGTGAACAAGTGGACAACGTTCCTGAAGGCTCGGCtagtctgtgctgtgccaggacctGATGGGGCAGACACCCACTTTGATGAGCTCC GGGATGTTTTCCTGTTGCAGACGAGAGACAAGCGCAACCCTCTGGTCTATGCCATCTTCTCCACCTCCAG CTCTGTTTTCCAAGGCTCAGCTGTCTGTGTCTACACCATGGCTGACATCCGCCGGGCTTTCCTGGGCCCTTTTGCACACAAGGAAGGTCCCAGCTACCAGTGGGTGTCATACCAGGGCCGTGTGCCATACCCCCGCCCAGGCATG tgccCCAGCAAAACCTTTGGCACCTTTGGCTCCACCAAGGACTTCCCAGATGAGGTGATCCAGTTTGCCCGTCACCACCCACTGATGTATAACCCAGTTTTGCCCCATGGCCAACGCCCCCTCTTCCTGCAAGCTGCCACGCCCTACACTTTCACCCGCATTGCCGTAGACCGTGTCACTGCTGCTGATGGCCACTACGATGTCCTCTTCATTGGCACAG atgTGGGCACAGTGCTGAAGGTGGTCTCAGTGCCCAAGGAGAGCTGGCACCGCATGGAGccgctgctgctggaggagctaCAGGTCTTCCAG GATGCCTCCCCCATcaccagcctgcagctctcctccAAACGG CATCAGCTCTACGCTGGCTCAGCCTCAGCGCTggcccagctgcccctgcaccGCTGCAGTGCCTATGGCAAAGCCTGTGCCGAGTGCTGCCTGGCCCGGGACCCGTACTGCGCCTGGGATGGCAGCACCTGCACGCGCTACGTGCCCAACACCAAGAG gCGTTTCCGCCGGCAGGACGTCCGCAATGGTGACCCCAATGTGCTTTGCTCTGAAG ATCCCCGGCGGGACACCGTGCCCCAGAAGCAACTCTACGGGGTGGAGGGAAGCACCGTCTTTCTGGAATGCATCCCCAAATCCCTACAAGCCCACATCCTCTGGACATACCAGCGCACCCTGAATGATCCCCAGCGAGAG GTGCAGATGGACGAGCGGGTGGTGCGGACGGAGCGGGGTGTCCTGCTGCGCAGCGTGCAGCGCGTTGACGCCGGCCTCTACCTGTGCCACGCCACCGAGCACGGCTtcacccagcccctgctgcGGCTCTCCCTGGAGGTGATCGGCGCCGGGCAAGCCACGGGCGTGGCATCTGCCGGAGACCCCCAGCTCACCGCCGGCATCCCCGGCCGCAAGGTCTGGTACCGGGACTTCCTCCAGCTGGTGGAGCGCCCGCCGCTGGGAGCCACGGACAAGGTCTGCCAGAGGCTGTGGAGCCGGGGAAGAcccccgccgccggcccgcagccccgccggcGCCCCGGGGCACGGGCAGGGCACGGAGCCGCGCAGAGCCCGCCGCCGGCGCACCCACGAGGGGCCGCGGGCCGAGCGCGGCCCCCGCAGCGCGTCCCGCTGGTGA
- the LOC130258260 gene encoding 2'-5'-oligoadenylate synthase 1-like: MDVDHLALTHGLRAVTTKRLDAWIAETLQPSQEFTTQVRETVWLICEFLKRDCFDDNIHVLKTVKGGSAGKGTALKNNSDADVVLFLSCLTSYEKQKENRKEILDLIMESLKACRESLQFVVFISEPKYKGPDNTPRSLSLTLSSKVTGESIDVDILPAYDALGQVTQDAPPHAEVYVKLLYASSHPGEFSPCFTELQKMFVKRYPAKLKNLLRLVKHWYKELSPKYLNAHLPPKYALELLTIYAWEEGTGSSESFDMAQGFRTVLELLHQPQQICIYWEKYYSLQQREIGAHVKRLLCSPRPVILDPADPTGILGQEKNWDLMAQEAARDCSSLLCLQNVQPWNVQPARLVTIEVVQLSGTRLTRIVSPYTTIGRLKEMIQQEWGISPYTQRLAQQESGRNNILQDCDTLATYGIFYNTTLVLLQTEPQKMEVLVKDGKNQTTTYRVLPTDTVRQLKEQIQARQGPPASEQRLTYGSRELEDRHTLAHYDIKPMSIIYMLLRLRGGAGPQLP; the protein is encoded by the exons ATGGATGTGGACCACCTGGCACTCACGCACGGACTGAGAGCAGTAACCACCAAGAGACTGGATGCCTGGATCGCAGAaaccctgcagcccagccaagAGTTCACCACTCAGGTGAGGGAGACAGTGTGGCTAATCTGTGAATTCCTGAAGAGGGACTGCTTTGATGATAACATCCACGTCCTAAAGACTGTGAAG GGCGGGTCAGCAGGAAAGGGCACAGCTCTGAAGAACAACTCTGATGCTGATGTGGTGCTCTTCCTCAGCTGCTTAACCAGCTatgagaagcagaaggaaaacagaaaggaaattctgGATTTAATCATGGAAAGTCTGAAGGCTTGCAGGGAGAGCTTGCAGTTCGTTGTGTTCATCAGTGAGCCCAAGTACAAGGGGCCTGACAACACCCCGCGCTCCCTCAGCCTTACTCTGTCCTCCAAGGTGACTGGAGAGTCCATTGATGTGGACATCCTGCCTGCCTATGATGCTTTGG GGCAGGTGACCCAGGATGCCCCACCACATGCAGAAGTGTACGTGAAGCTCCTGTATGCCAGCAGCCACCCCGGGGAATTTTCCCCCTGCTTCACTGAGCTGCAGAAGATGTTTGTGAAGCGTTACCCTGCCAAGCTGAAGAACCTCCTGCGCTTGGTCAAGCACTGGTACAAGGAG CTGAGTCCAAAGTACCTCAACGCGCACCTGCCCCCCAAGtatgccctggagctgctgaccATCTACGCTTGGGAGGAGGGCACAGGTTCCTCTGAGTCCTTTGACATGGCTCAGGGCTTTCGCACAGTGCTGGAACTgctgcaccagccccagcagatCTGCATCTACTGGGAGAAGTACTACTCACTCCAGCAGAGAGAGATTGGTGCCCATGTCAAGAGGTTGCTGTGCAGCCCCCG CCCTGTCATCCTGGACCCTGCTGACCCCACGGGGATCCTGGGCCAAGAAAAGAACTGGGACTTGATGGCACAGGAAGCTGCCAGAGACTGCagctcactgctctgccttCAAAATGTCCAGCCCTGGAATGTGCAG ccagcccgGCTCGTGACCATTGAGGTGGTGCAGCTGTCAGGCACCAGATTGACCAGGATTGTCAGCCCCTACACCACCATTGGGCGTCTGAAGGAGATGATTCAGCAGGAGTGGGGCATCTCACCATATACACAGCGCTTGGCACAGCAGGAGTCAGGCAGAAACAACATCCTACAGGACTGTGATACCCTGGCCACGTATGGCATCTTCTACAACACCACGTTGGTGCTGCTGCAGACTGAGCCCCAGAAGATGGAGGTCTTGGTCAAGGATGGTAAGAATCAGACCACGACCTACAGGGTGCTGCCCACTGACACTGTCCgacagctgaaggagcagatCCAGGCCCGGCAAGGGCCTCCTGCCAGTGAGCAGCGCCTGACCTATGgctccagggagctggaggaCCGGCACACGCTGGCGCACTACGACATCAAGCCCATGAGCATAATCTACATGCTCCTGCGGCTCCGGGGGGGCGCAGGCCCCCAGCTTCCCTAG
- the LSMEM2 gene encoding leucine-rich single-pass membrane protein 2, translated as MPREAAEDSMGRAEGAVLAEPGDPESSESGAISLRPVESISDLYWASGGHKGTEGNGPASSSSLHRPPPRPVSPMPPPLLPTLRPVPPASPCPCLGPGHPLLLALLVLLALLSLVLATLAIYLSVLQSQSVRALAQWLESQEDAVHQLRAASRQLWARLNTSAQPGGHR; from the exons AtgcccagggaggctgcagaAG ACAGCATGGGAAGGGCCGAgggtgcagtgctggcagagcctggggaccCTGAGAGCAGCGAGTCTGGAGCCATCAGCTTGCGCCCCGTGGAGTCCATCAGCGACCTGTACTGGGCCTCGGGCGGGCACAAGGGCACAGAGG gcaATGGCCCAGCTTCCTCCAGCAGCCTGCACCGGCCTCCACCTCGGCCCGTGTCCCCCATGCCCCCGCCGCTCCTGCCCACCCTGCGCCCCGTGCCCCCcgccagcccctgcccctgcctcgGCCCTGGCCaccccctgctgctggccctgctggtgcTCCTGGCACTGTTGAGCCTGGTTCTGGCCACACTGGCCATCTATCTGAGTG tcctgcagagccagtCGGTGCGGGCACTGGCCCAGTGGCTGGAGAGCCAGGAGGACGCCGTGCACCAGCTACGAGcagccagcaggcagctctgggctcgCCTCAACACTAGTGCCCAGCCTGGCGGGCACCGCTGA
- the IFRD2 gene encoding interferon-related developmental regulator 2 produces the protein MPRSRRAARRGTGSARASSPGSEEEAGSEVLSHCSSASESACPADEGPGSEAASEQGQEEEVVEDRLKEHMDSLLDKSAKARQAALQSLRLALASRTLSEFLLERRLTLTDSLEKCLKKGKGEEQALAATVLTLLCLQMGSGPEGEEVFRSLKPLLVSVLTDSTASPSARQSCAMALGMCCYIAAADLEDLVSCLSCLEGIFSPPSTGEVGLAPAQHGPLHCSALQSWSLLLTICPPSHLRSILDNRWLQLPPLLTSSSVALRILAGETIALLFELAQDLEEDLCHQDTEFLCTQLKVLATESNKYRAKTDRRRQRSIFRDILRFIESGEYQEETIRFGLECMYLDSWARQRTYQAFKEVLGSGIHHHLQNNELLREIFGLGPPLVLDAAALKASKVSRFEKHLYNSAAFKARTKARSRVRDKRADVL, from the exons ATgccgcgctcccgccgcgccgcgcGCC GCGGCACCGGCAGCGCCCGGGCGAGCTCGCCCGGCAGCGAGGAGGAGGCCGGCAGCGAGGTGCTGAgccactgcagcagtgccagcgAGAGCGCCTGCCCCGCCGACGAGGGACCAG GGAGCGAGGCGGCGAGTGAGCAAggccaggaggaggaggtggtaGAGGACAGGCTGAAAGAGCACATGGACAGCCTCCTGGACAAGAG CGCCAAGGCGCGGCAGGcggctctgcagagcctgcgCCTGGCCCTGGCCTCCAGAACCCTGTCCGAGTTCCTGCTGGAGCGCCGCCTCACGCTCACCGACTCCCTGGAGAAGTGCCTCAAGAAAG GTAAAGGGGAGGAACAGGCGCTGGCGGCCACCGtcctcaccctcctctgcctccagaTGGGCTCTGGCCCGGAGGGAGAAGAGGTGTTCCGCAGCCTGAAACCCCTGCTCGTCAGCGTGCTGACAGAtagcacagccagccccagtgCCCGGCAGAGC TGTGCCATGGCTCTGGGTATGTGCTGCTatattgctgctgctgacctCGAG GACCTGGTTTCATGCCTGTCCTGCTTGGAGGGCATCTTCAGTCCCCCCAGCACAGGCGAAGTGGGTTTGGCACCTGCCCAGCATGGGcctctgcactgcagtgcaCTCCAGTCATGGTCCCTGCTTCTCACCATCTGCCCCCCCTCCCACCTCAGGAGCATTTTGGACAA TcgctggctgcagctgcccccacTGCTGACCAGCAGCAGCGTTGCCCTGCGCATCCTGGCTGGGGAAACAATTGCGCTGCTCTTCGAGCTGGCCCAGGACCTGGAG GAGGACTTGTGCCACCAAGATACAGAGTTCCTGTGTACCCAACTCAAGGTCCTGGCTACGGAAAGCAACAAGTACCGAGCCAAGACAGACCGACGGAGGCAGCGATCCATCTTCCGAGATATCCTGCGATTCATCGAG aGTGGAGAGTACCAGGAGGAGACCATCCGATTTGGCCTGGAGTGCATGTACCTGGACAGCTGGGCACGCCAGCGCACCTACCAAGCCTTTAAGGaggtgctgggctctggcatCCACCACCACCTCCAG AACAATGAGCTGCTACGGGAGATCTTTGGCCTCGGGCCCCCCTTGGTGCTGGATGCGGCTGCTCTGAAAGCCAGCAAGGTCTCCCGCTTTGAGAAG cACCTCTACAACTCGGCTGCCTTCAAAGCCCGCACCAAAGCCCGGAGCCGTGTGCGGGACAAGCGGGCGGATGTGCTGTGa
- the HYAL3 gene encoding hyaluronidase-3 isoform X1: MCQGGNACIVGIPLHPTASPPRLSFPRRVPAPQATAEGMVLVLALWACLALGTASEESPAPEPLAGGQPFAVVWNVPTGRCQHRFGVGLPLSDYGIVENQGGHFAGQNITIFYKNKFGLYPYLSQQGVPHNGGIPQRVSLEAHINRVAEDIHLLLQPAFHGLAVVDWEEWRPLWAQNWGAKKVYRTASEQWVQEQHGILPAQQRLRLAQLEFEQAAQALMEETLLVGRALRPGGLWGFYRFPDCLNSNWAKEANYTGQCQPAEVRRNNHLGWLWAASSALYPSIYLPLALPPALRQRYVHHRLREALRVAARGPGGLLPVIAYSRLSFRRSSRFLPLADLVHTIGESAALGAAGLVLWGDMLYSRSAESCASLRHYLVSTLGPYVANVTAAARECSYGQCHGHGRCVRRHPHDLGSLLHLGPNAGPWAAFRCHCYRGWAGEGCAQRVQLSPATSCQVPTHTHGLYGHKDLTSSDTCLPQGTWGW; this comes from the exons ATGTGCCAGGGTGGCAATGCCTGCATTGTTGGAATCCCACTGCATCCCACAGCCTCACCCCCACGGCTCTCCTTTCCTCGCAGGGTGCCGGCCCCGCAAGCCACTGCTGAGGGGatggtgctggtgctggcactgtgggcctgcctggcactgggcacagccagTGAGGAGAGCCCGGCCCCCGAGCCCCTGGCAGGCGGCCAGCCCTTTGCCGTGGTGTGGAACGTCCCCACCGGCCGCTGCCAGCACCGCTTCGGCGTGGGGCTGCCCCTCAGCGACTACGGCATCGTGGAGAACCAGGGTGGCCACTTTGCTGGCCAGAACATCACCATCTTCTACAAGAACAAGTTTGGGCTGTACCCCTACCTGTCACAGCAGGGTGTCCCCCATAATGGGGGCATCCCCCAGCGTGTCTCCCTCGAAGCCCACATCAACAGGGTGGCTGAGGACATCCACCTCCTCCTGCAACCTGCTTTCCATGGCTTGGCTGTGGTGGACTGGGAGGAGTGGAGGCCCCTGTGGGCCCAAAACTGGGGGGCCAAAAAGGTGTACCGGACAGCCTCAGAGCAgtgggtgcaggagcagcacggcatcctgccagcacagcagcgGCTCCGACTGGCCCAGCTGGAGTTcgagcaggcagcacaggctctAATGGAGGAGACACTTCTGGTGGGCCGGGCCCTGCgccctggggggctctggggtttCTACCGCTTTCCCGACTGCCTCAACAGCAACTGGGCCAAGGAGGCCAACTACACCGGGCAGTGCCAGCCGGCAGAGGTGCGGCGTAACAACCatctgggctggctctgggccGCCTCCTCTGCCCTCTACCCCAGCATCTACCTGCCGCTGGCGCTGCCGCCCGCCCTGCGCCAGCGCTACGTGCACCACCGGCTGCGCGAGGCCCTGCGCGTGGCCGCCCGCGGGCCCGGCGGCCTGCTGCCCGTGATCGCCTACTCCCGCCTCTCCTTCCGCCGCTCGTCCCGCTTTCTGCCGCTG GCTGACCTGGTGCACACCATCGGGGAGAGCGCGGCGCTGGGAGCGGCTGGGCTCGTGCTCTGGGGTGACATGCTGTACTCCCGCTCGGCT gaaagctgtgccagcctgcGCCACTACCTCGTGTCCACCCTGGGTCCCTACGTGGCCAACGTCACAGCAGCAGCCCGAGAATGCAGCTATGGACAGTGCCATGGACACGGGCGCTGCGTGCGTCGCCACCCCCATGACCTGGGCAGCCTCCTGCACCTCGGCCCCAATGCCGGCCCCTGGGCTGCTTTCCGCTGCCACTGCTACCGTGGCTGGGCAGGTGAAGGCTGTGCCCAGCGGGtacagctcagccctgccacctcctgccaggTACCCACCCACACTCATGGCCTCTATGGGCACAAGGATCTCACATCCTCTGACACCTGCCTGCCACAGGGTACGTGGGGCTGGTGA